Genomic segment of Planctomycetaceae bacterium:
GACTTGACCTTCAGCTCAATGGCATCAACCAGTTGTTCGTCTCGTTCACGGACCGCATTCCTGAAATCCTCATCCGACCAGGAAGCCAAATCTGAAGGACGTGCTGGCAGTGCAGGCTGCGTTGGAGGGGCACCGCCGTAACCGGAGCCCGGTGGATCGTACCCGAACTCGCCGCCCGGAGGATCGTATCCACCGCCGCTCATGCCTCCCGGAGTCATATCTCCCATACCATAGCCACCAGCGTCATGCCCTCCGCCGCCTCCCATGATTGCGTCGGGAGTTTCACCTCCCCCAGCGTCTCCTTCACCCCCCGGCATACTCATGGTTTCGGCCATATCTGCCGCGGGGCCTCCCGCTGCTGCAGCTGCCGAATCAGCAGCTGCCGGCTCCGTGGAGTCGCCACCCCCGCAACCTGTAATTCCAAGGGCGCACGCCAGTAGCACAGGTGTCAGCTGTCGACAGCTCAATAAATCAACTTTCACAACACGTGCTCCAATTGGACAGTTCAGACACGACGGCCGAAGAGTGGTTTTCCGCGAGATTGGCATTCGCAGAAGCCGCATGTTAGCCGAGCGTAAGCGGATCCGACCAGCGATTCAAGGTTTCGCACGACTTTCGTGGCAGGTTCAGTCATTCGGCCAGTTTGGCCGCCGGAGCGACCCGGAGTGCTGCTGATCGCCGAAACGCTCCCCAGTACGATCATCGGTCGTTGACAAAACTGCAGCATCACCAATCCCATTTCAATCGCACGTTGACGTGTTTTACTCAATTGGGGTACGGTTATTCCACCATTCAATCCGGGGCGGCGGCGAGTCGCAAAGGTCCCGTGAGGTGTTCTGACAAATCAGGTCCATGACCGTCGCAGGATTCCAGCTGATGTGTGGAATTGTTGGATACGTTGGATTTCGTGAAGTTGCAGATTTTCTTCTCGAAGGACTGCATCGCCTTGAGTACCGCGGGTATGACAGTGCCGGAATAGCGGTGCTGAAAGATGGCAGCATCGTCACTCGAAAGAAAGCCGGTCGCGTCGGAGAACTGGGCCTGCTTGTCAGTCGGGAACCCGTCAGGGGTACGATTGGGATCGGTCACACTCGATGGGCCACGCATGGGGAACCGACGGATGTAAATTCCCATCCACATACCGGTGGAGACGGTGAAGTCGCCATTGTTCATAACGGTGTCATTGAAAATTATGACTCGCTGCGAAAACAATTGCTGGCTTTAGGGTACGTCTTCAGGTCACAAACAGACACTGAGGTCATTGCTCACCTCATTTCGCACCACCTGGCAGAACAGGTAAAGCTTGGCGAATCACCTGACAACAGCATTACCTGCACCAGGGCCGTTGAAGCGACGATCGAACGACTCAAGGGAACCTATGGCCTGGCTGCCGTCTTTCGGGACTGCCCCGAAACACTGATTGCGGCTCGGTGTGGAAGTCCGCTGGTCATTGGTGTCGGAAAAGGAGAATTCTTTCTCGCCAGTGACGCCAGCCCGCTCGTTGGTTACACCACGGAAGTCGTCTACCTGGCGGATAACGAGATTGCCGTTCTGAAGCCGGAAGGGATGCAGATTGACCATCGCGACACTGGCAACATCCGTCCATCAATCCAGACGCTGGATCAGGTAACCTCTGATATTGAGCTGGGTGACTTTGAACATTACATGCTGAAAGAGATCTACGAACAACCCCAGACCATTGAAAACGCCATGCGTGGTCGGCTCGATCCTGAAGCCGCAACCTCTGTGATGGGGGGCCTGAACCTTTCCGCAAAGGACCTGCGGCGAATCGATCGAATTGTTCTGACCGCCTGTGGAACAAGTTGGCATGCCGGGTTGGTGGGTGAGTACCTGCTGGAAGAATTTGCACGAATGCCCACCGAGGTCGAATATGCGAGCGAACTTCGATATCGCAATCCACCAATGTCAGACAGGACGCTGATCTTTGCGATTACACAAAGCGGCGAGACTGCGGATACACTGGCAGCAATGCGTGAATGCAAACGCAAAGGGCACCCGACTCTTGCCATCTGCAATACAGTTGGATCAACAATCGCTCGCGAAGCAGATGGTGGAATTTACCTGCATGCAGGCCCTGAAATTGGCGTTGCATCGACGAAGGCCTTTACGTCACAGGTCACAGTGCTCACCCTGCTGGCGCTGCATTTTGCAAGAATGCGACACATGTCGTACCCCGCGGGCAACAGAATTATTCGTCAACTTCGGGACATGCCTGAAGTGATGCTCCGGACGCTACAGTGCCACTCCAAAGTCAAGGATGTGGCCGAGCGGTACTACCATTTCAACAACTACCTGTATCTGGGACGGTTGTACAATTTTCCGGTTGCCCTGGAAGGCGCTCTGAAGTTGAAGGAGATCAGCTACATCCACGCAGAAGGCTATCCGGCCGCCGAGATGAAGCATGGGCCGATCGCATTAGTTGACGAACAAACCCCCAGCGTGTTCATTGTGCCTCGTGGTGGCATCTACTCCAAGGTCATCAGCAACATGGAAGAGATCAAGGCTCGGCGCGGACCAGTCATTGCAATTGCCTGCGAGGGGGATAAGGACGTTGCCAGAGTTGCTGACGAAGTCATCTACGTTCCGGAGGTTGAAGAATACCTGCAACCACTGGTCTGTGCAGTCCCTTTGCAGTTGCTCAGTTATCACATCGCTTTGCTTCGAGGCTGCAATGTCGACCGCCCCCGCAACCTCGCAAAAAGTGTTACGGTGGAATAAGCCGACTGCTTTGCTGATTCACAGAATCGGAGACCATTCAGGCAGCGTCGCGGCGATTCCGAGCCAGAGTCGTGGGTTCGCGATACGTTCGTACCGCAGAAATCCCTGCGGATGATACGCTACAAGGTTTTTCTACGGAGTTGTTCCTGCTGGATTGCGGCGAACAACGCCAGATAGTCCTTCGGTGGGTTCCTGCGGCTGGAATTGAATGGATCAGAAAAGTGGATTCCCAGCTTTCCCTCTCCGGCGTGCACAATTTCTCCGCGGCAGCACGCCTGAAAATTTTCATGTGGCGTGAGTAATTGAATCGACACGCCAACGGTTATACCAGGCAGGAATCGAGGCACGCCCTGTGGCGGGACTGTCAGAATTCCTGTATGGCTGATATTCAGTACGCGAACCCCAAAGCTCACAGTCTCCGTGCGTATCTGACAGAGAAGCGGAAATCCTTCCTCCAGCTTCACACGGAACGCCGACCGGCGGCTTGAAGCGAGTTGACCAGGTATGTTCATGGCAGCTATTCCGAATCGTGAACCAGTACACCGTTCCCCTGTGACTCAGTCTCGAAACCCTAATACTTAAACTGACCGTCGGAGCGAGTGTTGGTGGTGACTTGCATTTTTTTTGTGACTTTCCTGTCGTCGCCTGGGGAAAGTATGTAGAGCAAATCGCACTAGGGGTGACACTTTATTCAGGAGTGGAGACATGTGTTTTGCCATCCAGACGGCAGTGGACGATTTGAATCGCCCGGACATATGCCATTTGTTATCCCGCCCGTTCGCGCTGCTCGTCAATCGAGCCTCCATCGACCAGCGTGTTCACCGCAGCAGTGATTTGATCCATGCTCGATTTCCCGGGTTTCTCAAGTGGCTGGTGACCCCGCAACATGGCATGTTTGGCCAGCAACAGGCAAACATGGTTGAAACTGATCATGGGGTGGATCTTGTCAACAACCTTCCCATCCTGAGTC
This window contains:
- the glmS gene encoding glutamine--fructose-6-phosphate transaminase (isomerizing), producing MTVAGFQLMCGIVGYVGFREVADFLLEGLHRLEYRGYDSAGIAVLKDGSIVTRKKAGRVGELGLLVSREPVRGTIGIGHTRWATHGEPTDVNSHPHTGGDGEVAIVHNGVIENYDSLRKQLLALGYVFRSQTDTEVIAHLISHHLAEQVKLGESPDNSITCTRAVEATIERLKGTYGLAAVFRDCPETLIAARCGSPLVIGVGKGEFFLASDASPLVGYTTEVVYLADNEIAVLKPEGMQIDHRDTGNIRPSIQTLDQVTSDIELGDFEHYMLKEIYEQPQTIENAMRGRLDPEAATSVMGGLNLSAKDLRRIDRIVLTACGTSWHAGLVGEYLLEEFARMPTEVEYASELRYRNPPMSDRTLIFAITQSGETADTLAAMRECKRKGHPTLAICNTVGSTIAREADGGIYLHAGPEIGVASTKAFTSQVTVLTLLALHFARMRHMSYPAGNRIIRQLRDMPEVMLRTLQCHSKVKDVAERYYHFNNYLYLGRLYNFPVALEGALKLKEISYIHAEGYPAAEMKHGPIALVDEQTPSVFIVPRGGIYSKVISNMEEIKARRGPVIAIACEGDKDVARVADEVIYVPEVEEYLQPLVCAVPLQLLSYHIALLRGCNVDRPRNLAKSVTVE
- a CDS encoding PilZ domain-containing protein; this encodes MNIPGQLASSRRSAFRVKLEEGFPLLCQIRTETVSFGVRVLNISHTGILTVPPQGVPRFLPGITVGVSIQLLTPHENFQACCRGEIVHAGEGKLGIHFSDPFNSSRRNPPKDYLALFAAIQQEQLRRKTL